The DNA window CTTTTGAAATGCTTTCTTTGGTGTGCAAATGAACAAATGTCATAATGACACTTTTattaaacctgactgaaataaataaaagataatcTCCCAGTCTGCGGCACTGTCATTATTCTTCAGTGACTCGGACTGCACGTGCTGAGGAGCTTGTGAAATAATATTTAAGAAAATCCTTTCAAAAAGATGCCATGTGTGCTCTTTAAATAAATGcacaccaaaaaaaatcattacgCTGTCATTTTTGTGTATGCATGAAGTCAAAGTCATGTAATAAGTTTAAatgttagaaaaataaatacaatttaaaacatcTCAATGTTCCCAAAGTGGACATTTCTGTTCCCATAAATACTGAACTATGTTTGCTTGTTTCAGGAGTCAACTTTCCTCAGATCTCGGATTATAGTAACTGTTTTTAATCATAAATATGAGGTATTATACGTCAGAATAAAttcctttaaaaatgtattcaaaattttcagtggagtttttttttttttttttttttaaaaagcacatttttgcaGCTTCACTTGTGTAAACCAATCATAAAAGCATCAAATTGTTAGGTacacctccctcctccctcccttcctttctctctctgtctgttttcAGGCTGCAGAAAAGACCCTGCCTCCCCATGAAGCTGCTGTTGCTTGtaaattcttttgttttgttttgtctccttgCAGAGGAGCGCCGCTTCTTCCCGAGTATGGAGAAGTACGAGAAGATTGGAAAGATCGGAGAGGGTTCCTACGGCGTCGTGTTCAAGtgcagaaacaaagacacaggGCAGATTGTCGCCATCAAGAAGTTTGTGGAGTCAGAGGATAAtcccatcattaaaaaaattgcacTGAGGGAGATCAGGATGCTCAAGGTAAGGACGCAGCCTTCATAACTGAAACTTACGAATCCCGCAAAATTAGTACAGAAGTTGTAAGAGAAAAAGTTGAATTTATGATTTACCATATATGATAAGATAAAATTAGAAGACAGacatttaatgttaaaattatCTTAAAACccttaaaaaagaagaatttaTGTCAGAATaattaaatgataataaaaatcaGGTTTGTTAATTCAGAATTGTAAGATAAAATGTCAAAATTCTGGGACTAATTATGTCATGTTTATCAAAAATTCTGCATATTGAGGCAAAATTTTGACTCACCAAATCAATTTTCAAGCAAGTTTTTATGATAAATCTCATCCAAACAATTAATACGCTTTAAGTTCTGTGTTTAGAGGATtttaggctgtttttttttaatgcaaggaAATAGAAAATGTTCTTCGTCTCCTGCAGCCAGCGGGAGGGACACCATGCAATCAATTCTGCAGACAGGGGGGAAACGCTTTTCCCATTCAAAACAGCAGAGTTGAGAAAAGGTTTAGAGGGCTGTAATCAAATGAAGGGAAAACCCTGCAGGGTCAGTATTTCAGTTACAGCGTGAAATGTCTGTGAACATTTagttatcttaaaaaaaaaaaaagcctctggcACCAGCTGAATATCTTTAAGCTGTAAATTAGAAGCTTAGACTCAGCTGTtcattactgctttttttttttttaatgttatagtTAAGTCATGactgtttttcttgtcttttgttAAAGATGCACATATTTGTCAAAGATGTACTGGTGCGTCTGTTGGTGGTTTAATTAGTCATGCAGTGGGTGGGAGCGTTAGTGGCCTGCTGGACATCAGGAACTCATAAATAGGACAGGTTGTCAGGGGCAACAGCATGTTTATTACCCTCTGTTTAACAGTTTAGTCTGTTTGAGATACAGACAGAGACTGATGAGCCGCTCCTCTGTGCAGCAGCTTCTGCCTGTAATGTTTGtttgggattatttttttttttctttctgtgttttctgtctgtgcagCAACTGAAACACTCCAACCTGGTGAACCTGATCGAAGTGTTTCGACGCAAACGAAAGCTTCACCTGGTGTTCGAGTACTGCGATCACACCGTCCTCAACGAGCTGGACCGCCATCCCAGAGGGTGGGTGTGTCTCCTCACAAAACCTCCCTGAAACCTAAGAGATACGTGCAGTTACTGAGTAGTTACTTTGTAATTGCACGTACTTAAATAATAACACTGCAAACTAAAACTTACACAAAAAACTTTGAATACATATTTAAGACTATATTGTCAGTGCATATAAAGAGGAAAAGGCTGTGATTAAGAGATGTAGCAAACACTATTGCTACATCAGATTTGTGTTTATTATGTCAAACACATTTCATCATTGCTTAAAACTATGGTATAGTAAGCTCCATGTACTACACGTGCTGGAGCATATATGTGAGTGTGGCGTGTTAGCAGTAAATAcagtgctgtgtgttttctgttctcTCCACATTACACATATAGAGCAGCATACATGCTGCTTTGTCCAGCTCTGACGCGCACAACGCTCGTTTCCCAGGAGGCTGACCAGCTCCCTGTGGCATGCTTACAGTGATGCTCTCCCAGAATGCTTTGCTGGAAGAGAGCCACATTTTATAGGGAGTGTTTTGGCTGTCTGGTCTATAGCCTTCAGGCCACAGCGGGTTCAAAAGAAGAGACaacaaaatacagagaaagaggCTGAGATTGTTATTAATTGCCAGTCACAAGGCTCGAATTAGCCATTTCCCTAGCAACACTGGTAGATGGCGGTCCCTTGACCAACAAAGCCTCAGTGTTGAACACTGGGGGCTCAAAGGAAACGGCAGGGCCGTCGCTGACTGTCATCttcagctttaaaaaacaaagagggAAAATTAAACAAGAAATGAGGcaaaaagagcagaaaagggaactgtttactatttttttatgcatttatccACATTTTTCCTGGCCAGCTATGTTAATTCCATTCctaaatgaacagtctctaaaaAACTAGCTCTGCACACAAGTCAGTTCCCTTCCCTCCCAGATATTTCACTATCAACTGTAAGTGgtgttattgcaaagtggatGCATTACAAACCACagtaactcagccatgaagtatCAGCcataaagttacagagtggggtacctgtgtgctgaggtgcatagcgCGTGAAGGTCGCCGACACTCActgactgcagagctccaaacctcctccggcattaacatcagcacaaaaactgtgcgccGGGAGCTTCGCAGCATCGGGTTCCATGTCAAGCAGCTCCCGTAGGTGTAGGTGgaccagtacttttgtccatatagtgtataaCTACCTTCTTTAGCAGCACCATGTCTTATTTGCTGGTCAGTCTACTAACTTTATGCCTTACCTCAACAATGACTGCATGGACTACAATGAAAGTTTTGTGCAGACATTCATGGCCCCCAGAGGATGCATCTTGCAGACTTTAGTGATCTCCTGAATTTTCCAAACCATGAGATCGGGGGGTTGTTGAAAAAAGGAAGCACTTTATTGTACTAGATATACTCAATCCAGTACAATTGGCAGGTatcttaatatttgttttttttttttggcatcacTTTGGCATGTTTTCACAGTATCATAGAGCTTGTTCCCTCCATTAATGGCCTTAATTAAAAAAGGCAAAGCTTCTGTAGCAGTCGACCATGAAGCTCCAAGCTCAGTCTGTAACGATGTTGTTACTTATAAACTGGATTTTATTCTAAGAATCTTTTCCAAGGTCAACAATAAACCTTCAAGCTTGAATAATTTTCTGTCCATCAGTTAAATGTTTATGACGCGTTCATTTCTTCCTTGTCCTGCAGCGTTCCAGAGCATCTCGTAAAAAGTATAACCTGGCAGACGCTTCAAGCAGTCAACTTCTGCCACAAACAGAACGTAAGTGACTTCATGCTCCCTTCTCCCACATCATGTAGTGTATTTCCCAGTTGTCAGACCTAGCCCTCGGCTTTGTTTTTGAAGTCTTTCTCCTCCCTCTTCCAGCTCCCACCAAACGCTCTGCTttatggctctttttttttttataacaagaATTCCATTCCCGTGGCTGACCAGGAGTTAATGTATCACCAAGGCACAGCAAATGCTATAACGGCCCCCATATAACAGTGTGGCTTGAAGTCCACAATCCCTTTCTTCCCCCACAACTGTGATCAGCAGAAAGCACAAGCTTTCAGCAGGTGGTTAAGTTCACACAATGGTGTAACTCTCTTCCTTCTGTCTCTGCAGTGTATTCACAGAGACGTCAAACCGGAGAATATTCTCATCACCAAGCATCAAGTCATCAAACTCTGCGACTTTGGGTTCGCCAGGATTCTCAGTAAGTTGATCAGCAGCTGTGGCAGCGTTGACACTGCCACTTAGTGATCACTGTTAGCATTACAGGTCAACATTAATATTTATAAATCAGTGAATGTtgaaaatgtttatattttaatgagATTATCAGAAGTTATAGATTGCTTAGGAAAGTCTCACTGGGAGCAGATATGCACTTACTGTTGACTCATACTGCTGTACCACTcgattaaaactggtaatatgATCATTTCTGGCTACTCCAGCACTTCacctgctttacaaacaatgaAATGTTATTAGAAATGCAATAGCTCTCTCTGTAAGTagttaaaatgcaaaataatacCAACATAAGGTTAGAACCCCTTGGTGAGGCTCTAATTATTAAAAGCATGACAGAAGACAAAACGGAGGATCCTTTAAGTACTTCAGCAAAGATTCAGTTAGAGTTCAAGGCTTGAAAAAAATAGTTATTCTTTTACAAGTTATCCTCTAAATGAAATTATGGTAGAACCCAAACGAAGTTCCCAACGAGAAACCTAAAATATTCAACTTGCTGTGTTTTGCAGCTGGACCGTGTGACTACTACACAGACTATGTTGCAACCCGCTGGTATCGCTCCCCCGAACTGCTGGTGGGAGACACTCAGTATGGCCCCCCAGTGGACGTGTGGGCAATCGGTTGCGTGTTTGCCGAGCTCCTGTCGGGGACGCCTCTGTGGCCGGGGAAGTCAGACATGGATCAGCTGTATCTGATCATAAAGACTCTCGGTAAGATCAACCTGCTGCAGATCTGAGGAGAAACTCGGGAAATGTGCAGCTTTAATGAGTGAGAAATTCCATTTTACACAAAGGTTACGTTAATACATCAGTGCGGGgatttttgtggtttttaaatcagttttaaatgtttccCAGAACAGGATGAATGTGTAAAGTGGCTGTGAATCACTCTATAAATAATACCTTAAGCTCATAGTCAGTTTTTTCCCTAATTTTGAGTTATACTCGCTCAACGCTGTGGGATTATGTTCCAGGAGATCTGATTCCTCGACACCAGCAGGTCTTCAGCAACAACCAGTTCTTCTGTGGTGTTTCCATTCCAGAGCCACAGCAGATGGTGAGGCTCCATCTCGCTATTCAAGGAGTTTTACTTGCTTTCTTTCAGTCACAAAAGGCCAAATAATGacattatgtctgtgtagattctcagttatccaggtcatagtagtctctggagcttgaaaaaggcgactggacttctttttgtttcttgaagacgtttcacctctcatccgaaaggcttcttcagttctcgaCCAATGGTGGAGAGAACTGGTGGTGAACTGGTGGAGAGaaccacattttggacagggaaaacagatggtttgaaagaggagtgaaagaagccatctatgtccactgtgaacaaccatcattgaacagaggaggtggattacgtcaccaactttcccccgcttacagtgctgtcctgagctcccttcccagacgtctcaacccccattcacacctttgttccagtgacctcaataggccacaggaaacaatggagcggagtcctaaattggtttcaactgaaaccactgattaaatatgacccacgcccccttcacacctgggcacatgtgttcaagcacatgatcaatagagggtcataaccacctccaggggactacgcccacaggggtttaaatacctgggtctctccaccattggtcgagaactgaagaagcctttcggatgagaggtgaaacgtcttcaagaaacaaaaagaagtccagtcgcctttttcaagctccagaggccAAATAATGACAATTTCAATGAAATAATACgttcacaaaaaagaaatatcaaAACTTGTGACCGTCTTTTCAACAAGTCTGTTTGGGTTTCGGTTTCTGCAGGAACCTTTGGAGCAAAAATATCCAAACCTCTCGCATCAAGCCCTGAGCCTGATGAAGGTAAAGTAGTTCTTTTACAGTATAATCAGAATCAAATTTAATTACCAGAATGAAGATTTTGTACTGTTTCCACATGCGACGGCGTAGGGCTGTCTGAGGATGGACCCGTCTGAGCGGCTGACCTGTGAGCAGCTCCTCCAGCATCCGTACTTCGACAGCCTGAGAGAACGAAACGAGAGCACGTCTCGAGAGCAGGACCGCTCCGGCAACAAAAGGACACGTTTACCTCGCAGACACGTTCCCCCCGGGGTAAGCGGCCTTCTGTACGAATAATAAGGATGAAGCTCACACCACTTTGGTGCCGTATTTGGAATATCTGCCAGTTGTGGTGGCTGCTTGGGTACTAAACAGAAACGTGTTTAATAAACATCTGCAACAACCACAAAGTGCAATAAATGTATGAAACAAGTTGCTGCTAAATATTTAAACGATTTACTTAAACTGCAGGAAATCTATATCTACAACAGATAAGTTTATCCATGTAAAACAAGCCgatttaaaaaaactttttgtgcTCTACAGTATTTGCCACAGCTGACTGGCAGCAGCTTCTTTCCAGCTCTGGACAATAAGAGGTACTACAACAACCTGCGCAAGTTCAACTATCACCTACCGAACATCTAATCTCACCGGTCCTGATCCAAGTTCATCCTGACCACCATCAACAGTTCAGTTAACACGAAGCAGACTCTGgtagcactttttaaaacacatttgatGAAGCTCCGACcactttttaagatatttatCACGAGGTGTGTCCAGTATCTCCCCACTGATGTCAGTCTATGCACTATCCCCAGCAGGTCCACTGGGACATGTTGGTTTATGTATGTTGCAGACGTTTCAGACTGATTTTTGTATAGAGACAAGAAGCAGTGAGCTGCTCCACCGTAGCTGCTGAGTAGACTGAGGGTTAAACTCCAATGTACTGCCTTGCCTGGTTtgccaaatgtatttttatataatgACGGGCTCTGTAAGAGCAacttgtttgttgtttatttgagTAAATTATAATACAGGACGCAGAGTTTAACCACTCatgagcatttcagaaaatattatttattgacATTAGGAGTGAATACAGAAGTTTAACATCCTTTCTCCCACCTTCACAAGCATTTACTTGCAGCAGTCACACTGTACTCAACTTCTCTGGAACATTGGTGCTAAGGATGTTTTCAGCCATCCGTTTGTCCTCAAATATTTTATGATAAATGCcaaaataatctaaaaaagaTGTAAATTTCTCTCAAAGTCATCAACCTAATGAactgctttctctatgtacacACATATGGAGTTACCTTGAATAAATATCAACGTGAACTAGTGTCATGAGTGATTTAATTGGACTCTTTGCCGCACTGTTTGAATGACTGCTCCACACCTTCTCATGACAAACCCCCAAAAACCTAAGCATAATGCATGTTGTGTGGAGTAAGATTAGCACACAAATGCACTTGAGCTTGCAAACCTCTGCAAGTTCAGTCCATCAAAGCAgtgtgttttactttgaaaatgtTTAAGGAGGTGTCCAAATTTTATATCCCAAGTACAAAGTTGTTTCTTAATCAGTCCAGGTCCAGCTCTATCTCCAGGCGTGGAAGCGCCGTTTGCAGCCTGTCAACTGTTGTTTGCTTGTCTTTGATTCCGGGAAGATCACTGAGGAACAGATATTCCAGGTTCCTGAGAGGAAGCATCACCCAATTACTGCATTCGTTATGagactgtttttttaatgaaaccgatttttaaaaaagcaccaTTAAAACAGTACTTtgaaattagttttattttgacagaatAAAACACTGACCTGAGTTTGTGTAAGGCGATAATGCCCTTATCTGTCACATTTCCGCACGACACCACCTCCATCATGTACATGCTCTCCTGCAGGTTTTCTACGGAGCTCAGCCTCTCCAGGCAGGTGTCTTCAATGTAGATACACTTACTGAACTTgatttcttccacatgttttaaACCATCTAGAAAAAGTAACACAAAACTGGCATCAGCACATAAGAGAAAAGAGGGACTTGGGCATgttctggtttaaaaaaatatatatataaacactggAGTGAAGCAGCCAACAAGGTCAAAGAAACTGTACATGCCAGCTTGGTGTAAAATATCCCAGTCACTTGCGTCACTTTTGAATAATTAGTCTAAGAGAGGTGCACTTTCGCCTTGCCTTTCTTGTTAACACCACAGAAGGGAATCTGTTTCAGGTCAACCGTCGAGGTCAAAGCTAATGCAAAATTTACACTTTCTGAACtcggctttaatttttaatttgaacACACTCTTTACTCTGTTAATCCAATGTGAGTTCAAAGGGAAATAGCCTATATTAGCATATGCTGTTAACATCTGGATTCACTGCAGTTTAATGTGGTAGCAACAGAAGATTTGTACTAAGGATTTTTCACTCTGCGCCACCATTAGCTCAACAAGATCATTATGAAGCTGGAAGCACTGAATGCTGAATTCTGTCCCTCAAAGTGTTCCTTATTTAAGTTCACAGTCAGTCATGCttatatttgtttatatttgatgaccctgtgtggattatgcccatgatgagtggatgtaaagtACCTGACCACAACTTTTCTCTGACGCTAACAAAGCACTTAGCCAAAAAACTAAGTGTAACGTCCAAAACATATTAAAGTGCAGAGGACAAACCCTTTGAATCTAAgaatgtggatttttttcttccaatatATGAGATCAGACAACACAATATTATTACCCCACATTcttcttcaattttttttcatgcccccaattttttttctggtatGAGAGAGAACATCCATCATTAGGTGAAAatgtcagtaagactagaacaAGAACATGATGTTCTCCATACTGACCCAGGTAGTCAAACCCTTTGTACATGATGCAGGATTCAGTGGCGTCAATCGCCTGGATCTTGTATCTGCCCAGAGACCCTGTTGGCAGTGCGTTGTAGTCGTGATGCCAGCGATCAAAACCTTGGAAACGCACTTTGGCACCACACCTCAGCAGCCACTCTGCTGCAGCTCGGTCTGGACCCACAGCTTTGATCCTCTCATAGTCCACCCTGAGTTAAGATAAATAAACATTCAAAGTACAGCACATGCTGATAACAGGAAATGTGACAGGTCACATTTGTTGGGTGCAGACAGGGAAGAAgggtcaaaaaacaaaaagttaaagTCCTAATGGCAACTTGCCCACTGGGGCAAATGTTTAAACCTGAGCTAATCACCCACAATTTACATGTTCACAAAAGACTTCAATCTACCCTCAAATATGTGAGTCACGTGGACTAAATATTAGAAAAACTGTTCATGTCACCATCACCACACACTCAACAAAAgttgtgaaaaatattttagttgactgatataaaaatttaaatttgtccaaaaaaaatctaaaaacctGATGTGATATTATGTGATTGTTTAGTCTTTAAAAACACAACCTGAACAAAGAAGACAAATACACATGAATGGTCTTTAGCTGTACATTTTGCTCATGTAGTCAACATAT is part of the Archocentrus centrarchus isolate MPI-CPG fArcCen1 chromosome 22, fArcCen1, whole genome shotgun sequence genome and encodes:
- the cdkl1 gene encoding cyclin-dependent kinase-like 1 yields the protein MEKYEKIGKIGEGSYGVVFKCRNKDTGQIVAIKKFVESEDNPIIKKIALREIRMLKQLKHSNLVNLIEVFRRKRKLHLVFEYCDHTVLNELDRHPRGVPEHLVKSITWQTLQAVNFCHKQNCIHRDVKPENILITKHQVIKLCDFGFARILTGPCDYYTDYVATRWYRSPELLVGDTQYGPPVDVWAIGCVFAELLSGTPLWPGKSDMDQLYLIIKTLGDLIPRHQQVFSNNQFFCGVSIPEPQQMEPLEQKYPNLSHQALSLMKGCLRMDPSERLTCEQLLQHPYFDSLRERNESTSREQDRSGNKRTRLPRRHVPPGYLPQLTGSSFFPALDNKRYYNNLRKFNYHLPNI
- the dmac2l gene encoding ATP synthase subunit s, mitochondrial; translation: MRLLSQVVQLAVSHRERSRRHFWGWLNAVFNKVDYERIKAVGPDRAAAEWLLRCGAKVRFQGFDRWHHDYNALPTGSLGRYKIQAIDATESCIMYKGFDYLDGLKHVEEIKFSKCIYIEDTCLERLSSVENLQESMYMMEVVSCGNVTDKGIIALHKLRNLEYLFLSDLPGIKDKQTTVDRLQTALPRLEIELDLD